The Parvularcula marina DNA segment CCAGCGTGCCGTCCTGTTTGAACATCTCATGCAGGAAAGTGACGATCCCCTGACCGGGGCGTGATTTTGAGGCGCGCGTGCCGATGACGGTCGTCCGGGCCCGGACAGTGTCCCCCTGAAACAGTGGCGCGGGGAATTTTACCGCTTCCATCCCGAGATTGGCGACAGTTGTGTTGAGCGTCGTGTCATTGACGCTCATCCCGATCATCAGCCCCAGTGTGAAAAGGCTATTCATCAGCGGCTGGCCGAATTCGGTTGCTGCGGCGGCATGACGATCAATATGGAGCGGCTGGGGGTTCATGGTCATGAGCGAGAACTGCATGTTGTCGCTTTCGGTGACCGTGCGGGTCCATTCATGGTCAAAGACCTGACCGTCGCTAAATTCCTCAAACCAGAGCCCCGGCATGGCATCCTCGCCTTATTGTTCTTGAAACTGGCGGCAGAGGTGCCCGGTCTGGGCTGCTTTTTCAAGCGCCTGTTTCAGGCGACTTGTCAGCGATCTGCTCGGCAAGGGTCACAAGGGCGGCGAGCCCTTCACCGCTCAGCCCGCTCATGACTTCGTAGAGCCGCTTGCGGAGCACCTCATCATGCGCTTGCTGCTCGGCGACGGCGATACGGGTCAGAAGATCCGTGGGCGTAGTGTTAAGGGCATTGGCGAGGGTGAACAGCCGGGAGGCGGGGATTCTGTTCGTTCCCGCCTCATATTTCTGGATCTGCTGGAAACTCAAGCCACAGCGTCCGGCGAGCGTCTGCTGCGAAAGCCCGAGGCTTCTGCGCCGCGCTCTCAGCGAATTGCCGATCATGACATCGAGCGCATGGGGTCGTCGGGCCTCGTGTGGGTCCTTGAACTCCAACGGATCGGACGCTCCTGGTACTCCCGAAGCGGATGCTGTCATGATTTTTCTCCCGAACTGATGCATCTTATGCGTGATATTAGTTGAAATGACAACTTATGTTTGCGTCTTTGGGGGAGATTTAGGAGAAAGGGCCAGCTGAGTATCTGAGTTGAGAACGAGTCCT contains these protein-coding regions:
- a CDS encoding MaoC family dehydratase, which gives rise to MPGLWFEEFSDGQVFDHEWTRTVTESDNMQFSLMTMNPQPLHIDRHAAAATEFGQPLMNSLFTLGLMIGMSVNDTTLNTTVANLGMEAVKFPAPLFQGDTVRARTTVIGTRASKSRPGQGIVTFLHEMFKQDGTLVASCERAALMKAKPA
- a CDS encoding helix-turn-helix domain-containing protein; translation: MTASASGVPGASDPLEFKDPHEARRPHALDVMIGNSLRARRRSLGLSQQTLAGRCGLSFQQIQKYEAGTNRIPASRLFTLANALNTTPTDLLTRIAVAEQQAHDEVLRKRLYEVMSGLSGEGLAALVTLAEQIADKSPETGA